The Globicephala melas chromosome 20, mGloMel1.2, whole genome shotgun sequence genome contains a region encoding:
- the STAC2 gene encoding SH3 and cysteine-rich domain-containing protein 2 isoform X2: MTEMSEKENEPDDAATHTPPGTVSALQETKLQRFKRSLSLKNILRSKSMENFFFRSGSEPKCPTEVLLTPPTPLPPPSPPPASADWGLHTPALSPCPISRPLAPLKPVRLHSFQEHVFKRASPCELCQQFIVGNSKQGLRCKTCKVSVHLWCSEEISHQQCPGKTSSSFRRNFSSPLLVHEPPPACAMSKESPPTGASGKVDPVYETLRYGTSLALMNRSSFSSTSESPTRSLSERDELIEDGEGSIRSSEEGPGDSVFTAAAESEGSGPEEKSPGQQAPRPLLRKDVGPMYSYVALYKFLPQENNDLALQPGDRIMLVDDSNEDWWKGKVGDRVGFFPANFVQRVRPGENVWRCCQPFSGNKEQGYMSLKESQICVGVGRSKDADGFIRVSSGKKRGLVPANVLTEI, from the exons ATGACCGAAATGAGCGAGAAGGAGAACGAACCGGATGACGCGGCCACCCACACCCCCCCGGGGACAGTCTCTGCCCTCCAGGAAACCAAG CTCCAGAGGTTCAAGCGCTCACTTTCCCTCAAGAACATCCTCCGAAGTAAGAGCATGGAGAACTTCTTCTTTCGCTCGGGGTCTGAGCCCAAATGCCCCACCGAGGTGCTGCTGACGCCCCCGACCCCgctgccacctccctccccaccaccagcgTCTGCAGACTGGGGCCTACAcaccccagccctgtccccctGCCCGATCTCACGCCCCCTGGCACCACTCAAACCAGTGAGGCTGCACAGCTTCCAGGAACACGTCTTCAAGCGAGccagcccctgtgagctgtgccAACAGTTCATTGTGG GAAACTCCAAGCAGGGTTTGCGGTGTAAGACATGCAAAGTCAGCGTCCACCTCTGGTGCTCCGAGGAGATCTCCCACCAGCAATGCCCAGGCAAGACG TCCTCCTCCTTCCGCCGCAACTTCAGCTCCCCGCTCCTGGTGCATGAGCCGCCACCAGCCTGTGCCATGAGCAAGGAGTCCCCACCCACTG GGGCCAGCGGGAAGGTGGACCCCGTCTATGAGACCCTGCGCTACGGAACCTCCTTGGCCCTGATGAACCGCTCCAGCTTCAGCAGCACCTCTGAGTCCCCCACGCGGAGCTTG AGCGAGCGGGATGAGCTGATTGAGGACGGGGAAGGCAGCATCCGCAGCTCAGAGGAGGGCCCTGGCGACAGCG TATTCACAGCCGCGGCTGAGAGCGAAGGGTCAGGACCAGAGGAGAAGAGCCCCGGACAGCAG GCCCCCAGGCCCCTTCTACGGAAGGATGTGGGGCCCATGTACTCCTACGTCGCGCTCTACAAGTTTCTGCCCCAGGAAAACAACGACCTGGCTTTGCA GCCTGGAGACCGGATCATGCTGGTGGATGACTCTAACGAGGACTGGTGGAAG GGCAAGGTCGGCGACCGGGTTGGCTTCTTCCCAGCCAATTTTGTGCAGCGGGTGAGGCCAGGCGAGAACGTTTGGCGCTGCTGCCAACCCTTCTCCGGGAACAAGGAACAGGGCTACATGAGCCTCAAGGAGAGCCAG ATCTGTGTGGGCGTGGGCAGGAGCAAGGATGCTGATGGCTTCATCCGCGTCAGCAGCGGCAAGAAGCGGGGTCTGGTGCCAGCCAACGTCCTGACCGAGATCTGA
- the STAC2 gene encoding SH3 and cysteine-rich domain-containing protein 2 isoform X1, with the protein MTEMSEKENEPDDAATHTPPGTVSALQETKLQRFKRSLSLKNILRSKSMENFFFRSGSEPKCPTEVLLTPPTPLPPPSPPPASADWGLHTPALSPCPISRPLAPLKPVRLHSFQEHVFKRASPCELCQQFIVGNSKQGLRCKTCKVSVHLWCSEEISHQQCPGKTSSSFRRNFSSPLLVHEPPPACAMSKESPPTVGASGKVDPVYETLRYGTSLALMNRSSFSSTSESPTRSLSERDELIEDGEGSIRSSEEGPGDSVFTAAAESEGSGPEEKSPGQQAPRPLLRKDVGPMYSYVALYKFLPQENNDLALQPGDRIMLVDDSNEDWWKGKVGDRVGFFPANFVQRVRPGENVWRCCQPFSGNKEQGYMSLKESQICVGVGRSKDADGFIRVSSGKKRGLVPANVLTEI; encoded by the exons ATGACCGAAATGAGCGAGAAGGAGAACGAACCGGATGACGCGGCCACCCACACCCCCCCGGGGACAGTCTCTGCCCTCCAGGAAACCAAG CTCCAGAGGTTCAAGCGCTCACTTTCCCTCAAGAACATCCTCCGAAGTAAGAGCATGGAGAACTTCTTCTTTCGCTCGGGGTCTGAGCCCAAATGCCCCACCGAGGTGCTGCTGACGCCCCCGACCCCgctgccacctccctccccaccaccagcgTCTGCAGACTGGGGCCTACAcaccccagccctgtccccctGCCCGATCTCACGCCCCCTGGCACCACTCAAACCAGTGAGGCTGCACAGCTTCCAGGAACACGTCTTCAAGCGAGccagcccctgtgagctgtgccAACAGTTCATTGTGG GAAACTCCAAGCAGGGTTTGCGGTGTAAGACATGCAAAGTCAGCGTCCACCTCTGGTGCTCCGAGGAGATCTCCCACCAGCAATGCCCAGGCAAGACG TCCTCCTCCTTCCGCCGCAACTTCAGCTCCCCGCTCCTGGTGCATGAGCCGCCACCAGCCTGTGCCATGAGCAAGGAGTCCCCACCCACTG TAGGGGCCAGCGGGAAGGTGGACCCCGTCTATGAGACCCTGCGCTACGGAACCTCCTTGGCCCTGATGAACCGCTCCAGCTTCAGCAGCACCTCTGAGTCCCCCACGCGGAGCTTG AGCGAGCGGGATGAGCTGATTGAGGACGGGGAAGGCAGCATCCGCAGCTCAGAGGAGGGCCCTGGCGACAGCG TATTCACAGCCGCGGCTGAGAGCGAAGGGTCAGGACCAGAGGAGAAGAGCCCCGGACAGCAG GCCCCCAGGCCCCTTCTACGGAAGGATGTGGGGCCCATGTACTCCTACGTCGCGCTCTACAAGTTTCTGCCCCAGGAAAACAACGACCTGGCTTTGCA GCCTGGAGACCGGATCATGCTGGTGGATGACTCTAACGAGGACTGGTGGAAG GGCAAGGTCGGCGACCGGGTTGGCTTCTTCCCAGCCAATTTTGTGCAGCGGGTGAGGCCAGGCGAGAACGTTTGGCGCTGCTGCCAACCCTTCTCCGGGAACAAGGAACAGGGCTACATGAGCCTCAAGGAGAGCCAG ATCTGTGTGGGCGTGGGCAGGAGCAAGGATGCTGATGGCTTCATCCGCGTCAGCAGCGGCAAGAAGCGGGGTCTGGTGCCAGCCAACGTCCTGACCGAGATCTGA
- the STAC2 gene encoding SH3 and cysteine-rich domain-containing protein 2 isoform X3, whose product MTEMSEKENEPDDAATHTPPGTVSALQETKLQRFKRSLSLKNILRSKSMENFFFRSGSEPKCPTEVLLTPPTPLPPPSPPPASADWGLHTPALSPCPISRPLAPLKPVRLHSFQEHVFKRASPCELCQQFIVGNSKQGLRCKTCKVSVHLWCSEEISHQQCPGKTSSSFRRNFSSPLLVHEPPPACAMSKESPPTVGASGKVDPVYETLRYGTSLALMNRSSFSSTSESPTRSLSERDELIEDGEGSIRSSEEGPGDSVFTAAAESEGSGPEEKSPGQQAPRPLLRKDVGPMYSYVALYKFLPQENNDLALQPGDRIMLVDDSNEDWWKICVGVGRSKDADGFIRVSSGKKRGLVPANVLTEI is encoded by the exons ATGACCGAAATGAGCGAGAAGGAGAACGAACCGGATGACGCGGCCACCCACACCCCCCCGGGGACAGTCTCTGCCCTCCAGGAAACCAAG CTCCAGAGGTTCAAGCGCTCACTTTCCCTCAAGAACATCCTCCGAAGTAAGAGCATGGAGAACTTCTTCTTTCGCTCGGGGTCTGAGCCCAAATGCCCCACCGAGGTGCTGCTGACGCCCCCGACCCCgctgccacctccctccccaccaccagcgTCTGCAGACTGGGGCCTACAcaccccagccctgtccccctGCCCGATCTCACGCCCCCTGGCACCACTCAAACCAGTGAGGCTGCACAGCTTCCAGGAACACGTCTTCAAGCGAGccagcccctgtgagctgtgccAACAGTTCATTGTGG GAAACTCCAAGCAGGGTTTGCGGTGTAAGACATGCAAAGTCAGCGTCCACCTCTGGTGCTCCGAGGAGATCTCCCACCAGCAATGCCCAGGCAAGACG TCCTCCTCCTTCCGCCGCAACTTCAGCTCCCCGCTCCTGGTGCATGAGCCGCCACCAGCCTGTGCCATGAGCAAGGAGTCCCCACCCACTG TAGGGGCCAGCGGGAAGGTGGACCCCGTCTATGAGACCCTGCGCTACGGAACCTCCTTGGCCCTGATGAACCGCTCCAGCTTCAGCAGCACCTCTGAGTCCCCCACGCGGAGCTTG AGCGAGCGGGATGAGCTGATTGAGGACGGGGAAGGCAGCATCCGCAGCTCAGAGGAGGGCCCTGGCGACAGCG TATTCACAGCCGCGGCTGAGAGCGAAGGGTCAGGACCAGAGGAGAAGAGCCCCGGACAGCAG GCCCCCAGGCCCCTTCTACGGAAGGATGTGGGGCCCATGTACTCCTACGTCGCGCTCTACAAGTTTCTGCCCCAGGAAAACAACGACCTGGCTTTGCA GCCTGGAGACCGGATCATGCTGGTGGATGACTCTAACGAGGACTGGTGGAAG ATCTGTGTGGGCGTGGGCAGGAGCAAGGATGCTGATGGCTTCATCCGCGTCAGCAGCGGCAAGAAGCGGGGTCTGGTGCCAGCCAACGTCCTGACCGAGATCTGA